The nucleotide sequence GGAGGACAGCAGTCCTTCTGCCAGTTCAGTTGTGTGTCCTAAGCATAATTTTAGACATTTATTGATTCTTCTTTTTACAGTTTTGTAGGAGAATACATAGGACACATGGAGTATTAAACTTTGTCATTAGCATTAAACATGATACGACTGTCTCCTGACAGGTCTGATGATGCAAGAACACGTTTAAAGTTGATTTACCACATTTGATGTCAACACTAAGGACTAACATAACACACAAAAGTTGGGGATGGTTGAATAATTTGGCATTTTGAAGGAACAGTGCTACAGCCATTTCAGACAAGAGTGCAGTTTCCAAGGTTACCAGTAATACAGCTTTGTTTTTTAGGTAGCAGGACTTGGGAATAGATCACAATTTGTCTTTAATGAGAAGTAAAAATGTGTAATAGGATATCTGTAAAAGTCTGCTCTGTTGGGtgaaataaacaaagactgGCAACAACTGGCCATAATGTGTCTGTCTTCGTTGAACCGTCCCTCAATAAGACTATGAACACCAAACCCACACACCATATCAACATGTGTGAAAGGaaagtgacatttttttttgtaatatggAAATTCACCCTTGTAAATTCCAGcacaaaaaccacaaacatCCAACTCATTCAGACATATTAAAGATTTATTCGGACAGGTCAAAGTGTCAGAATGTGAACACAGAACTTGGATGATGTATCAACACCCTCTTGACAGCTGGATGTGATAAGAGCCCTTGGGCATGTTCAGGGAcatgtctgtgtatttgttcaTCGGAGAGGCAGGTGGACTCTGCTTTATTCATGTTATGGCACTGGCTCCGGCTCCGGGTCCCGCAACGCcttcatgaaataaaatcaaGGGAAGCAGTCTAATGCGTATGTGTGCATTTTGAAGGGGGTTCGGAATGACTATTATtaaaagcaaaggaaaatgCAGTGACTTTCCGCCCCATATGGAGCATCTCTGTCAAACATGCAGAACTGAACAGAGAGCTAATAAAAGGGAAGCTCATTGTTCAGAGTCGAAATCATCGATCAGCTCCTCAGGTTTCCTAAATCAATACCATGTGATGATATTTTGGTAGGTCTCTGCATACATCCACCTAAGACTGttggggcaaaaaaaaaaaacaagactctGCCACCATACAtcttcctctctgcctccttATTTACCGAggcagttgtttgtggcagaaACAGTGGCAGGCCACAGGTGCCACGAATATTAACCATCTTCTTCCTTCCGCGGCAAACAAGTGCGAACATTTACTCTCCCATATACTGACACACAACTCGGCGGATGCATTCACCCGGTGCATCACATTTCAGCCTGCGCACAAATGAAGAATAGACTTCTTTCCACAAGTAGAGGTGACTGCTGATCCACTTTGAAGCTGGTAACATGTGCCAAGGTCAGACAcccacagcttttatttgttcaCAAACCGCCAAAAGGCATTCTTGACTCAGGTGTATACACCATTATTTGGTTTTGTGCGTGTTCATTTTCAATTGTGGATGTCTTTCTGATCTTCACTTTTGTGAGCCTGCAAACTACAAAGTAAAATATAGCAGTAATAACTTGTTAATAATTTGTAACAGTAATAAGTACTTTATACAAGCGTTCAACTTTAAATTTATCTAATATGgtaacatgaaaaataaatgtaaacttaAATTCTAGATACATTTTGTTTAGAGGGCGTGCATTGaacttattttaataattatttcagTAAGGAGCTCTCTATTGGCCACATTCTGTTTATAGCTGGGTCAGACGATTGatatgaatgtttttatttacctgAAGTAATCATTCTGCTTTATACTGGAAAGTAGAGCAAACAGTGTTATGAACCTGTTGTGTACATAGCTAATaactcttttctgtctcttgaCAGGATTTTGAAGTCTTAATCTCTGCTTTACAGCCTCTCTCTGTAATGTTTGGGACGTCATTCATAAATCTGACCTGATGAAAAGCCTTTGGAGTCAAAAGACTGTCAACAAAGAAAGCATGAGATACGCGACTATCTCTGTTTCCTCTTTGCATACTAAATTATTAAGCCGTGATGGGGGAGGACTTTGCTGCCACAATACTGCTCTCTGCTGGTAAATGAACTTCTTATGTTAGACTGACCTTTGAACTgtttcagagcagagctggGAGAGAACAAGCATTCAGGTTTTCTATTTGTTAAAGGGttttaagtgttttaaagaCGTTTTCTTACCATTTTGAGAAAGACCTCTTCAATTCcacattcaaattcaaatctTGCTGAGTGTACACAGTTAATATAGTATTAAaaatgcatatactgtatatttgcatATGTTTGAGGAAAAATTATTCATCAAACCGGtgtcattaattttttttttcctgtaccTCAGAAGTGCAGCACTTCAGGCATGCTCTGAAGAGACTACAGACAGATTTAGAAATGTTCTGTCATTTCCTCATGTAGGTTGATGATACAGATTCTCCTCCTCGTGACTTGCAAATTTACAAACTGTGTGTGGGGGCATGCGGTTTTAGTAATGTTTCACAGGATCCCCAGCTGCAGGAGCCACCCGAACATTTGGAGTAATATCATTTTGTTCAGATCCCCCAGTCGTATGTATGAGCTCTACACTCACACCCTTTCAGGAGCTTAGAATTTCCTGCAGAGCCCCTGGAGCTGACCACCCACCTCTTTTTAGCCTTGTTAAAGAACCAAAGGGAAATCATATTTCAAGATGGATACCTTCTCTCTTCATCTGCACTGTGCTTATTACTGCATCCAAGAAAGATCAAAGCTACATAAACTACCCTCAGAGCTTGCAGCCCCCTGAAGATTCTTCACAGTCCTAGAATAACAAGGTGAAGACTGCCTCCAATTTTATCTTTACCTTGCTGTAGCAAGTGAGTCATATTTGTCAGAAGTGAGTCTTTTTGGCCAGAAGTGCCGTACTCTTCTTGTAAATGAAATGGGGGAGAGTTAAAAACGGGGGATTATTCAAGCTGGCAAACGCATTCAATGGCATGATTACTTTTTTATTGCGCTAGGAAAGGGTGAAAATTTCCCCACTGCCAGGTATTGATTCATGTATCAGCATTATCCAAAACTTGCAGCAATAATCAAATGTGATCGGTATTAAGAGGCAGCAGACTAACCTGGggaccctctccctctctgtctatcctgaaacagctgtttgagCTCTAATTAAAGGGAAGTAGCAGGTGTCACCTGAGCCCCAACTGCAGGGGCACACCTGGTTGCATTAATTTGATCCAAAGTGGTTTTGACGGACTGCCTGCACTCCGGCGTCCCACATTAAGCCACTGGAACTGAGCACCTGCTTGGAGCGACCAGGCAAGACTGCTCCACTAACACCGCTCTGTGGAGGTGCGCGAAGCTGGCAAGCCTGTGCCTTCGCAGTGACCCAGGGGACGGCTCTGTCCTCCCTGCCTCTGACTTACCAGCAACATCTGTAAGTGAGCAGACCTGCGACGATGACCTGTAGTCACACTGAACTGAGGGCTGGGTGTGCCCAAGATAATTGTCTGTGGAAACCTCCCAGAGACTGTAAAGGCAGCTTGTTTCAGACCTCCTGATGATTTCACAGGACATTTAACTTTACACCTCTCATTCGTTACCTCCTCTGGGTATTTCCAAATATCCATTACCAGGTGCCCAAGGAATGTAGCAACCCTTAACCTCCACTAGCTTTTATGCATGCATAAATTGCCTTGGGGATAAATGTGACACAGCGTTTGGAGGCAGTGAcatgatgtgtgtttgtataaaagCTTGAGCAAACAGATGACCTTCAAAACCTAGGCAGTGACAAGAATGACCAGATTGTGGAATTACAGATGCAAAATTGCGTTGTCTCTGTGACACTTCAATTGCCTAATGAAATTTACATCACACACCAGAATGAAGCTGCAGCAGCGGTTTGAATAGGTCGTGCCTCGGATCACGCTGCACTCTCTGTTGCAACAGTTTCTTTGTGCCACGACAATACATTAATTTCATGAGTCAACAGGCTACGACTGGCAGTTTGTGTCGAGCTAAACAGTGTTTAATTGGATTCTGATCCATGGCAACACCACCAGAGGCTTGTTTCCATCTTTTATTTCAGCAGCACCTGGAGCGTAATGGTGGTGATTACATCCCTCCTGTGGTGTCCCAGTGGTTCAGCTCTCGCAAGCCTCTGGGAATACGCTGCCGACAGTCATGGTCCATGCTGCCGTGCTAGCCTGTTTGGCTCCTGGCAAAccctgagctgctgctgccgaGAGTTTTTCTTCAGCGCTGCTGAAGCAGGTTCAAAGGGAATCATGATAATACAAATCAAATTAACTGTTTACTGCACAAACTCAGGCACAGTCAAGATCCCAAATAACATATCAAAAAAGACTCGCATTTGTAGAGgcctaaaataaaaactactttTGAGAGAACCTTCAATTCACttctgaatgttttttaaaacaatctAAGCACATAGCACTTATGGTTATAGTGAATTTTGATATATTAACTGTCCAGTTAAAGaggttttaaatatttaaaaaaacatttttcagcaAGAAAAGAGTGGAGACGATGGTGAgattgaaagttcattcttgaccttgaaaaaagcagctgacaaaacaatctcaccgcAAGGTCCATTCAGCAGCTATACTAGAGCTTTCAATCATATCAGACAATCTTCCTCAGCAACACAGgcaactccatctgctgaggaagattgTGTCATAtgactgaaagctccagaacagctaaaGAATGGACCTTCTACTTTTTTTTCAACAGTGTTGAATGTGTTTGGAAATTAGGTTTTTAATGTCCTATTGGTTCACAAAAATTATTAGATTCACAGAATAGTGACATTGATGAGAATGCAATCATCCAAGTTTGATAAATAGTAAATTAGGACATTAATTGTAAATAAAAGGAGTATGGCTTCTGAGAATATGCTTATTTGCCTTATTTGAGAATTATATCAGAAGATTGATACCTCTCGTTTCTGTACAGTTTAtgtagctggagccagcagccaattagcttaccgtagcacaaagactggaaaaaagGTATTAAGTATTTTGTGTCTAATTAGtctttgaaaatataaaagatgTCATTTAAGGGATGTACTGAAAGTGTTTACAAAACCTTTTCTTAATTTCTCAGTGAGGAGGCAACCACCAGTTAAATAGCTTAGAAACCATTAAACAAAAACCTAAATTCAAGAAACTGAAGAATAGAAATAGCGctcataacattttaaaatcgaTTTTTTTCAGTATCTTCAGAGGGACACTGGCTAACAAGGCCCTGGGAGGGACAGATAGAGCAGGGGAAAGGTCACTGACCCCATGCCAATGGAGATTTGGAACGAGGGCCTGCACATGAAGTCAGCGCTGACAGCACAGGGAGGAATAATTTTGCTGGGCCTTTGACCTTCAGTGTAGCCCCATGTCGTCTTACAACCACAGAGTCAGGCCCATCTGAATAATACATCGGCCTCTCGTGCTGGGACCACACCCTCTGTTTACACAAGCAGAGGTAAACAAAAAGTTGGTTTGTCTCCCACAGCATCCCAGACACTAATGAACACAGTTTGTTGACCAGCTGACCAACTTCAAACAAGGACTTCTGTTGGCTCCTTTTTTGGCTGCAGTGTGGTTTGGTATTGATATATTTTGGCCCAAAATTGAGTTGTAATTGATTGTTATTGGGGGGTTTTTGATGTTACGCACACATATTCATCCTTAATGCAGTTTCCTGTGGATATTattcttttaaattttatttatttcagctttATTCCAAAAGCAATAGCAAgagattaaaagagaaaaaaacaacactctgCAGTTTTGGCCTTTACAGTAATTTCTCACCTCCATGTGAGCAGGTGAACAATAGATTGAGCCACGAGAATTCTGCTGTTTAATGCGTGACAATGAACAGAAATGCATGAAACATTTGAAAATCCCCTGTGATTCCTGGAAAGACAGGCTGTCTCTCACTCTTGTTTCCATCTGCTTTACATACAGGAACAGCTCCATGGTTTGCACTGAGATTATTTGAATTTCATAGAGTGTTTGACATTTGATAATAGTGCCGTGTGTTTATAGATTCTAGACTTCCCTGCCGAAGGGTTCCTATCATGTTTGTTCAGGCTTCCCCCCCTCCAAAAAAGCAATTGAATATGAAAAACTCAAATATCTATGTGTGACATCAAAAAGACAAACCCAATTATTGTTTTAGCTTTGCATGAGCAGATACATATCAATCAGCCTTCTAGGAATGTCTGTATTTACATAAAACACTCTGAGTAGCAGGTGCAATGAAAAGAGGGGGGAAACAATTTTTTGTGTAACACTCGTGCCATCATTTATTATGATAGAATTGTTGTCTCAAAGCCACATAATGACTGGATGTTCACCTGTCGAGACACATGTATTGTCTATAtagtttatttatgtgtttctatgtgtatGTGAATTAGGCTGTGCTGTCACAGGAGcacttttttattataattgtcTTATCTTTACTACAGCTGGTTGATAATCTAAAAAGCAAAAGCTCAgattagagagagacagatttttGTGCAGCAGCAAGGGTGAGGTTGTGGACAGATGGGACAATGTAGGTATGCACAGTAGGGTCCTGACTACCCTCTACAGGAGCACAGAGTGAGTGCAGATCATAGTTTGTGCTCAAAAAATAAGTCAGACATTAAATGTCGACATGCTTGAAATAGTTTAAGTAGGTATAACAGAGAGCTCACGATTTTTTGCACCATTTTGGGAAGCTATTAACtcctttttttggacaactTGAAAGTAACGTGGAACCAATGTTTTCCGTTGTCCGAGTTCCCTTCCGGTATGTTATTGTTGTCCCACAGGCAGTAAAGTTGTGGCTGAAGATGTTGTAGCTTGGGTACCATGGATGTATAAAGTACAGGTGCTGGTTATAGTCTCCTGTTGTACAGATAGTTTTGGATTCACGGCGTAGATGTCGTTACAACAGGTAAATATAACGTTTAACGTGTTCAATTCAGTTTAGCTAGCAGCGTTTGTGTCGGTGAAATTACAAATAAGCTAAACCCAAATGTTAACGTTCTTAACGTTACTTTATTTACCTCGTTTCCTTAGGTTTCACATTAAATGTAGCAGAAAGAGTTCATATTCATAGTAATAGCTGTTTGCAAAATAGCGTTTTCTCTGAATGCCATATTCAACATGTTCCCTATGATTATATTGTTGTGGTTATTCCTCTCTGAATACTTTACACAGTGGCGCTTAACAGGAGTCTCATTAATTCGTGAAAAAAAGTggagagaaatgtgtgttttgtgtaaaatatatcATCAGATTGTGCCTAGTTAACCAATTTTGACcccattgtttcatttttgtctttgctttAGGATTCAGACTGGATATATTTGGTAAAATCTTCATTTTTGCGAATTTTAGATTTCATATTTGACTTCCATTTGGGTGTTTAACTGTACCTTTTAATTAAAGTTCTGCTTCTGCGCCTCGCAGCAATAAAGCTGACATCAGGTCCTTCAGTGAATatctttatgtgttttttttgtgagatTGTGAGAAAAAAACGTCAGCATAGAGCAGATACATGGTTATCTAAAAATGGCTCTTGAGTTCCATTTCTGaggttttaaagaaaaatatcatTATCTTCCTCCTACAAGTAAATTAGAAAGTGGGAGATGTGCACTTTCACTCTGCCCATCTTCCTTAATGACTTCCGTAATACAATTTGACAGTTGTACTGTTCTTTCCCAAACATCCTAAAAAACTGGAGtttctgcttgttttgttgttttagcaAAATGTGCTTAATGTCAGCGGTTGCAGTAATGTTTCAGCTGATGTGATGTGTGCAGAATATCAGACTTGTGAGTCCTGTTGGCATGCACTGCAGGGTCATAACTGCCCTGGCACTGATTACCTCAGGCATGTGGCATATTAAATGCAACCATTCTCTTTGGTTTACAACACTGTGTTTCTGTACTCAAATGAATCAGGTGCTCAAAGTTGGCTGCGTTGTCTCCATCTCCACCTAACCAGAGCATCCAAACGTGGGTGCACTCACATGGAGGCAGAGCTGGCGGTTTCAGAAACCATGTGACAGAATGTCGTCATTGTGCATGTGTCACACTTTCAGCTCTGGCTCATGAATCCTCACCTGCGTTTTTGTGGTTGCCAATTTGGAAATTACGTGCGTACATCTGTTTCACTGCAGCAAAGAGGCTGTCAGCGACAGAGAAAGCAACtggcctgtgtatgtgtgtaacgATGGTGGGCAGTTATAACGAAAATTTGACATTGGTGGACCCATGACCAGCTGAGCACGGATCAAGTGATTAAATAACCTTTGCCTCTGAAAGTCACATTGAATTGTTGAATTCTCCAAACAGTGCAGATGGGAATTAAGCTTAAAGTAAGTGCTTTATCATTAGGAATTCACTCTTAACATGATAACTGACTCACTTTCTCTGCTTGTCTTACAGCTTAGATAAAGACCTTCCTCAACAATGGCAGCGCTGTGGTCAAAGATCTCTGCAGTTCTGCCTCTTAATGAGGAACAGTTTCCACTGGAGTTCAGTGATAAAGTGGAGTCAAGTGTGGTGGAAATACTGAAACAGTCCAGGCAGCAGCTATACAGCAACAGCACAAGTACCAGCCGAATGCTTAATGCTCAGAtcattttggatttttcatgGGAGAAACTCAACATGGGAACTTGGCGACACGTGGACAAAGAATGGCGACGTGTTTATTCTTATGGCTGCCTGTTCAAAGTGGGCGCTCTGTGTCGTGAAGACCCATCAGCAGATGAGGTCCTGCAGGCTGTAAAGACTTGTGACATGGGTTTACTCATGGGTGCAGCCATCATGGATAATATACTTCAGGTTATTGTTCGGATTCTACAGGGTGAAGTCAGTAAATCCATTAAAGAAGGAAATGAACGTGAAAATGCTGAGGTCAAGGTCAGtggtctttttattttaacagttttCTACGGGAGTTTGTCACTTTAGTTTGTCACAAGTTGTTAGTTTCCTCAGTAGTGACATAAAAAGTGGTGTAAAAGGATTTGAATTGGGGCTAGTAATGTGATGCTTCGTTAAGATTTGAGTTGAATTTTTTAACATTGTTGTCTTGAGAGCTTAAAATTAATTGCTACAGCACAtgtataattaaaaattaaaaaaaaaaaccagaatGAAGGAAATCATCAGTTATCATTACCATAAACCTGGACTGCTGGTTTAATTTAGGTGACCACTAAGTGTTGTGGTGCAGTCAAGTTAAGGTTCTTTTCTAGATTCTTGATGATTCAAAgtttgtgtatgtaaatgtaaagcagtttgtccattggggttactgtagaaacatgaatACGATGATACTAAacgataataaaaacataatggttcattatgtaaggtctttacaaaccactgaaaacacagtcctgtatattattttgcatttctgtcaatagatcctcataaatattaaacactggactttttatttttgagttTTTGGGGTATTTCAGCatgcaaaataacaaacagttattatcaaaataattgccTAATCCTTTCAGCTCTACAAGAGAAATAAGATCACAGGCGCACAGTTTATCTTGTTATTTTCACCTTAAAGCTCTTCATTTCAGAATTGAATTAAAGACTTGACAAATCCTTGTTGTTTTGGCATCATTAACAGAGAATAAAGATCGAGTGCCCACATGTTCCTGCAATCAAAGAAGAGTTGGCAGTTCCCAGGATAAAGTGTCCTTCACTGGAGAGTTTTAGCACGAACTACCTGCTCCCCCTCAAACCACTGATTTTAGAGGGGATCATTGACCACTGGCCCGCCCTCAACGAACACCCCTGGAGGTTTGCCTTTTTTAGTGTGTGTTCTTGTTCAGTTAAATAGTGCTATGTGTATGACATAGGTTGGTATCATCCATCAGTATCGTTCAGCATATTTCTGTCCAGATGACAATGTCAGTATTATGAACCCATTTATCATTATTAACATGTTAAACTCATTCAGTCAAACTCTCTACCAAAGGTCTGCTCAGAAATTATAGGTTAGGTGAAATCATAATCACAAGGTCTTCAAGTAAATTTTCATTAAGCAAACCACTTCTGTTTATAAGCAATGGCTCCACGGTATTAATATTAGCATATACTGTTCATCAGTAGTCCTCCATCATGGTTAAACACTACGACCCTGCTTATGTTCAGTCTAGCCATGTAATTAGACTGATTTACACTTGTAACACCAGCTGAGTGACCTttccagaaaacctgcaggatgTAACATACAATTTACATGAGTTTGATACTAAGCGCTTTGATGTATAGTGTTAGTTTCGGTCTTTATTGCTTTAAGATGTGggtatgtgtgaactacacaaacTGGGTTTAGGTCGGTTTACTTGTCACAACATCCCTGATTCCTGACTCTGACACTAAACATAACTGCCTCTCCATTTAAGAGTATCCTTCACTGTCCTCCCCCTCACTGCTGACTATTCACTCTGACATCTGACATACGGCTCCTGACATCTGACATACGGCTCCTGACATCTGACTCTCAGCTCTGATGGTGGACATCCCGAAGTGCACACATGAcattttttgtgaattttgCTCAAGTATTAGAGTAATGTGTAATTCATGCATTTTCTCCCTACCCGGAAAGCATAGAATACCTGAGGTCTGTTGCTGGCTGTCGGACTGTTCCTGTGGAGGTGGGATCCAGGTACACAGACGAGGAATGGTCACAAACACTGCTCACGGTCAATGAATTCATTGATcgatacattttaaataaagtaagTACAAGACTCGCTCCTGCATCgttaaaatgaataaaggaaGATAAAACATCTCCATGTGATTTCTAACAGTATTTTCATTTGCTCTGCGGATCAGGATGGAGTGAAAGGTTTGGGTTATCTTGCTCAGCACCAGCTTTTTGATCAGGTATGGTACTGCATGTTTTTGTCTTAATTTTACTTTGGAAATCAGTGcatgtttatgaaaataattatttattaattttgtcaGTTTACTAATTGATTATTCATGTTATGTTTTTTTGGCACTATGAAGAACCAACTTTTTCTAGCTTTCTTCCTCACGCCACATCACTTTGAACAGTATTGACTTTTTAGTCCTAATTTAACTGTACAAGTCAATAAATTGTCTGGATTGAACTTTACAAAAAGAGCACCTTGTCAAGCCAAAAGTTGTTAGGCTTTTTAATAGATCAGAATGAGGCCAAACGAGGAGTCATCACTCATCCTGGTTTTTCACACTACATCCTCAACCTGCGATCagctgtttatttatatttatctagAAACTGATTTAACAATGTCATATTATTTCcttaaaagacaaataaatgttaaaaattaacaataataaagaaacttacagccatgctagctgtgATTTGCTAACattctcacaatgacaatgctagcaTGATGTTTTGCAGGTATGATGTTCGCCATGTTAAGAGTGTTAGCATTtcaacatttgctaattaccaTGAGCCCCAACAAATGAGAccgatgggaatgtcattagttttgcaggtatttagtcaaAAACCAAAGTAATTGGCAAATAAAAAATTCGACCTGATGACTAGATGAAAAGTTTCGGGTATACCAAAATTACTGCAATTCATCCTTAGGGGAACATgaatccaatagttgttgatatatttcagtctggaccaaagtgataAACAGACTGAAAGACCAAGTATGCCGCTCTGAAGCTATGCCTTCTTTAGGTGGGTCCTGACAAGCACGTAGTGTGATCTGAAACAAAGCTGCTTCAGCCGGTAACCGTGTACAACAATAAAGGCAAGGGAAacagccaaaaagcataatatgacctctttaaaatagCTCAAGGAAATGCACAGTAAAAGGACAAAAACGTTGGGAAACGTCTGAAAATGTTCTGGTAAGAAACAACAAGACATTATTTAGTCGGTGAACTTAGTTGTAAATGCCCTTAatggaattttgtttgttttgatgttgcCTTAGATACCAGAGCTGAAGGAAGACATCCGCCTCCCTGATTATTGCTGCCTTGGTGAAGGAGATGAAGACAATATTACAGTAAACGCATGGTTTGGGCCCGCAGGTACAGTGTCTCCTCTTCACCATGACCCTCAGCAGAACTTCCTGGCTCAGGTGACGATAACAACGCTGCTTTGTGAATCCAGTTAGTGTCAAAGATCTTTCACGGGGTCGCAGTTTGTTTACCACATGGGATTTTCCtcgtgtatatatatgtatatcagGTGGTCGGAAGCAAATACATTCGCCTATACTCCCCCGAGGACACAGACAAGCTGTACCCTCATCAATCACAGCTCCTTCACAATACCAGTCAGGTGGGATTGACAGTCCATAGAGATAGTACATGTTGAGCCTGCTAATATATGCAGTATTTCCAATTTCTGAATCCTTCCatgcaggtggaggtggagaatCCAGACACAGAGCGGTTCCCGAAGTTTGCCAAGGCTCCGTATCTCGAATGTGTGTTACAACCTGGAGACGTGCTTTTCATCCCTGTCCGATACTGGCATTATGTCCGATCCTTAGAACTCAGCTTCTCTGTCAGCTTTTGGTGGTCATGAATACAGATCCATAATAAAAATTGAAAAAAGAGTTTAGCTTCTTTTCTTTTGCTGTGGAGGGAAATCAATTTGGAGATCTTAACTAATACAAGGCTAATTCTCTTAAATGGTAGCACAACCACCGATCACACAAGCTTTCAATCCATGAATGCTGAACACACAGCTGAATGATTAGTTTAATTGTGCTTCTGATGATTGCAACAACATCTATTGTGTGGAAAGCTACCAgcaggagaaaaaacaacacaaatgagCAGTTAAAACTGTTTGTGCTCATTTCATCATGCATATCATTTACGGAGGGTTGTTAGCCATCTAATTTGATATGGATATGATTCTCTTTTCAAATAGGCTTATTTAATTGTGTTCTCAACCTTATTCCTACAAATATTCTCAGATGTGTGATTTCCATAATTCATGGAAATGAGGCAAGTCTTCAAATTTAATAACCGAGTGAGCTACAGGTACAAAAATGTGGTAATAAACACGGATCTCTGCttaaactgacagactgaggAAATCAAGCAGGTCACAGatgaaaattaataaattaaatgaattaatccCCTGGGCACAGACAGACTTTGAAATTAAAACTGTCTCATTGGTTAAGTACCCTGACAGTCCAACTCTTGTTGagcaccaa is from Micropterus dolomieu isolate WLL.071019.BEF.003 ecotype Adirondacks linkage group LG02, ASM2129224v1, whole genome shotgun sequence and encodes:
- the kdm8 gene encoding lysine-specific demethylase 8, translated to MAALWSKISAVLPLNEEQFPLEFSDKVESSVVEILKQSRQQLYSNSTSTSRMLNAQIILDFSWEKLNMGTWRHVDKEWRRVYSYGCLFKVGALCREDPSADEVLQAVKTCDMGLLMGAAIMDNILQVIVRILQGEVSKSIKEGNERENAEVKRIKIECPHVPAIKEELAVPRIKCPSLESFSTNYLLPLKPLILEGIIDHWPALNEHPWSIEYLRSVAGCRTVPVEVGSRYTDEEWSQTLLTVNEFIDRYILNKDGVKGLGYLAQHQLFDQIPELKEDIRLPDYCCLGEGDEDNITVNAWFGPAGTVSPLHHDPQQNFLAQVVGSKYIRLYSPEDTDKLYPHQSQLLHNTSQVEVENPDTERFPKFAKAPYLECVLQPGDVLFIPVRYWHYVRSLELSFSVSFWWS